A window of Hyperolius riggenbachi isolate aHypRig1 chromosome 1, aHypRig1.pri, whole genome shotgun sequence contains these coding sequences:
- the C1H4orf33 gene encoding UPF0462 protein C4orf33 homolog isoform X1, protein MMDFRIEHEWNSKAVSHTPVTICLKPSARGLQMDVTAPFFNDPPAPSAPPGEPVHGLWDYEVVEAFFLNSEKEQYLEVELGPHGHHLVLLLSQRRCIWKECLPLSYEASTAEVTWRGSALLPWEYFPPSVDRFNAYAIHGSDSERTYEALYPVPEKEIQEGQQPDFHRLEYFKPFNFPVLMDEERKRSSLWNV, encoded by the exons ATGGACTTTAGAATTGAACATGAATGGAACAGCAAGGCTGTGTCACATACCCCTGTGACAATCTGCCTGAAGCCGTCAGCCAGAGGGCTACAAATGGACGTTACTGCTCCATTCTTCAATGACCCACCTGCTCCATCTGCTCCACCTGGAGAGCCTGTCCATGGATTGTGGGATTATGAAG TGGTGGAAGCATTTTTCTTAAATAGTGAAAAGGAGCAGTATCTTGAAGTTGAGCTTGGACC ACACGGGCACCATTTGGTGCTACTCCTCTCACAACGCAGATGTATTTGGAAG GAGTGCCTGCCACTGTCCTATGAAGCGTCCACAGCAGAGGTGACATGGAGAGGCAGCGCGCTTCTTCCCTGGGAATACTTCCCTCCCTCAGTTGACCGATTCAATGCCTATGCGATTCATGGTTCAGACTCAGAGAGGACATACGAGGCACTTTATCCTGTACCTGAAAAGGAAATACAAGAGGGTCAGCAACCTGATTT TCATCGTTTGGAATATTTTAAGCCTTTTAACTTTCCAGTGTTGATGGATGAAGAGAGGAAAAGATCCAGTCTATGGAATGTATAA
- the C1H4orf33 gene encoding UPF0462 protein C4orf33 homolog isoform X2: MDFRIEHEWNSKAVSHTPVTICLKPSARGLQMDVTAPFFNDPPAPSAPPGEPVHGLWDYEVVEAFFLNSEKEQYLEVELGPHGHHLVLLLSQRRCIWKECLPLSYEASTAEVTWRGSALLPWEYFPPSVDRFNAYAIHGSDSERTYEALYPVPEKEIQEGQQPDFHRLEYFKPFNFPVLMDEERKRSSLWNV; this comes from the exons ATGGACTTTAGAATTGAACATGAATGGAACAGCAAGGCTGTGTCACATACCCCTGTGACAATCTGCCTGAAGCCGTCAGCCAGAGGGCTACAAATGGACGTTACTGCTCCATTCTTCAATGACCCACCTGCTCCATCTGCTCCACCTGGAGAGCCTGTCCATGGATTGTGGGATTATGAAG TGGTGGAAGCATTTTTCTTAAATAGTGAAAAGGAGCAGTATCTTGAAGTTGAGCTTGGACC ACACGGGCACCATTTGGTGCTACTCCTCTCACAACGCAGATGTATTTGGAAG GAGTGCCTGCCACTGTCCTATGAAGCGTCCACAGCAGAGGTGACATGGAGAGGCAGCGCGCTTCTTCCCTGGGAATACTTCCCTCCCTCAGTTGACCGATTCAATGCCTATGCGATTCATGGTTCAGACTCAGAGAGGACATACGAGGCACTTTATCCTGTACCTGAAAAGGAAATACAAGAGGGTCAGCAACCTGATTT TCATCGTTTGGAATATTTTAAGCCTTTTAACTTTCCAGTGTTGATGGATGAAGAGAGGAAAAGATCCAGTCTATGGAATGTATAA